The Aeromicrobium yanjiei DNA segment TCCCGACACCGACGAGGCCGAGGGGCCCAAGGGCGAGGACCGTCCCCGCGACGCGCGCTTCCGCTTCGACAAGGGCCTGGTCGACTACGTCGACCACATCAACGTCGGCAGCAAGGCGCCGATCCACAAGGACGTCATCTCGATCGAGTCCGAGGACGAGTCCAAGGGACTCTCGCTCGAGATCGCGATGCAGTGGAACGACAGCTTCGTGGAGTCCGTGCACTCGTTCGCCAACACGATCAACACGCACGAGGGCGGCACCCACGAGGAGGGCTTCCGTTCGGCGCTGACCGCGACGGTCAACAAGTTCGCGACGGCGCAGGGCCTGATCAAGAAGGCCAGCGACAACCTCTCGGGCGAGGACATCCGCGAAGGGCTCACGGCGATCATCTCGATCAAGCTCGAGGAGCCGCAGTTCGAGGGTCAGACCAAGACCAAGCTCGGCAACAGCGAGGCCAAGTCGTTCGTGCAGTCGGTCCTCAACGAGGAGCTCGGCGCGTGGTTCGAGCAGAACCCTGCGGAGGGCAAGACGATCGTCCGCAAGTCGATCGACGCCGCGACCGCCCGGATGGCGGCCCGCAAGGCACGCGACCTCGCCCGCAACCGCAAGGGCCTCATGGGCGGCGGTGGCCTCCCGGGCAAGCTGGCCGACTGCCAGTCGCGCAATCCCGAGGAGTGCGAGATCTTCATCGTGGAGGGCAACTCGGCCGGCGGCTCGGCCAAGGGCGGCCGCGATCCGTACGCGCAGGCGATCCTGCCGCTGCGAGGCAAGATCCTCAACGTCGAGAAGGCGCGCATCGACAAGATCCTGCAGAACGCCGAGGTCCAGGCGATCATCTCGGCGCTCGGCACGGGCGTCCACGAGGACTTCGACATCGCCAAGCTGCGCTATCACAAGATCGTGCTGATGGCCGATGCCGACGTCGACGGCCAGCACATCTCGACGCTGCTGCTGACGCTGCTGTTCCGCTTCATGAAGCCGCTGATCGACGCCGGCCACGTGTACCTCGCGATGCCGCCGCTGTACAAGATCAAGTGGACCAACGCTCCGCACGAGCTGGCCTACTCCGACGCCGAGCGCGACGGCCTGCTGGCGGCGGGCAAGGAGGCCGGCCACCGGCTCCCCAAGGAGGCACCGGTCCAGCGCTACAAGGGCCTCGGCGAGATGAACGACTCCGAGCTCTGGGACACCACGATGGACCCGGCCCAGCGCGTGCTGCGGCAGGTGACCCTCGAGGACGGAGCGGTCGCGGACGAGATGTTCACGATCCTCATGGGCGAGGACGTCGAGCAGCGGCGCACGTTCATCCAGCAGAACGCCAAAGACGTCCGCTTCCTCGACATCTGACCTGACAGGACACACAGATGACTGACACCACCCCGCCCGAGCACGACCGGATCGAGCGCGTCGAGCTGCAGGTCGAGATGCAGCGCTCCTACATCGACTACGCCATGAGCGTGATCGTGTCGCGAGCCCTGCCCGACGTGCGCGACGGCCTCAAACCCGTGCACCGTCGCGTGCTCTACGCGATGTACGACGGCGGCTACCGCCCTGATCGCGGCTTCTCCAAGTGCAGCCGCATCGTGGGTGACGTGATGGGTCAGTACCACCCGCACGGTGACACCGCGATCTACGACACCCTCGTCCGCCTGGCCCAGCCGTGGGTCATGCGCGCGCCGATGATCGCGGGTCAGGGCAACTTCGGCTCGCCGGGCAACGACGGTGCGGCCGCGATGCGCTACACCGAGTGCAAGCTGGCTCCCATCGCGATGGAGATGGTGCGCGACATCGACAAGAACACCGTCGACTTCCGCCCCAACTACGACGGCCGCTCGCAGGAGCCCACGGTCCTGCCGGCGCGCTTCCCCAACCTGCTGGTCAACGGATCGGCCGGCATCGCGGTCGGCATGGCGACCAACATCCCGCCGCACAACCTCCGCGAGGTCGCCGAGGGCGCGCAGTGGGCGCTGGCCAACCCCCATGCGTCGCAGGAGGAGCTCCTCGAGGCGCTGATGGAGCGCATCAAGGGCCCCGACTTCCCGACCAACGGGCTCATCGTCGGCACGCAGGGCATCGACAACATGTACCGCACGGGTCGCGGCTCGATCCAGATGCGCGGCATCGTCGACATCGAGGAGGATCCCAAGGGCGGCCTGAGCCTGGTCATCAAGGAGCTGCCCTACCAGGTCAACCCCGACAACCTCGCCGAGAAGATCGCCGACCTGGCCATCAGCGGACGTGTCCAGGGCATCGCCGACGTGAACGACGAGTCGTCCTCACGGGTCGGCCGCCGCCTGGTCGTCAAGCTCCGTCGTGACGCGGTCGCGCGGGTCGTGCTCAACAACCTCTACAAGCACACCGAGCTGCAGTCCAACTTCAGCGCCAACATGCTCGCGATCGTCGACGACGTGCCGCGCACGCTGACGCTCGACGGATTCATCAGCAACTGGATCACCCACCAGATCGAGGTCATCCAGCGGCGGACCCAGTACCTCCTGGACGAGGCAGAGGCCAAGGCGCACATCTACCGCGGCCTGGCCAAGGCACTCGACGCGCTCGACGACGTGATCGCGCTGATCCGCCGCAGCCCGACGGTCGCCGAGGCCCGCACCGGGCTGATCGAGCTGCTGGACATCGACGAGCTGCAGGCCGACGCGATCCTGGAGATGCAGCTGCGCCGCCTCGCGGCCCTCGAGCGGCAGAAGATCATGGACGACCTCGCCAAGCTCGAGCTCGAGATCGCCGACTACCAGGACATCCTGGCCAGGCCCGAGCGCCAGCGCCAGATCGTGTCCGACGAGCTCGCGGAGATCGCGGAGAAGTACGGCGACGACCGGCGCTCCCCGATCGTCCCGGCCGACGGCGACCTGTCGATGGAGGACCTGATCCCCGACGAGGAGGTCGTGGTCACGATCACCCGGGGCGGG contains these protein-coding regions:
- the gyrB gene encoding DNA topoisomerase (ATP-hydrolyzing) subunit B — its product is MSQTPDPAASYDASNIQVLEGLDAVRKRPGMYIGSTGERGLHHLVYEVVDNSVDEALAGYATHIRVVMQADGGIRVEDDGRGIPVDEHPTEKIPAVTLVLTSLHAGGKFGGGGYKVSGGLHGVGVSVVNALSTKLYVEVKRDGYRWTQSFTYGAPDGPLERHEATDETGTTTTFYASADIFETVDYSYATLEKRFREMAFLNKGLELVLRDDRPDTDEAEGPKGEDRPRDARFRFDKGLVDYVDHINVGSKAPIHKDVISIESEDESKGLSLEIAMQWNDSFVESVHSFANTINTHEGGTHEEGFRSALTATVNKFATAQGLIKKASDNLSGEDIREGLTAIISIKLEEPQFEGQTKTKLGNSEAKSFVQSVLNEELGAWFEQNPAEGKTIVRKSIDAATARMAARKARDLARNRKGLMGGGGLPGKLADCQSRNPEECEIFIVEGNSAGGSAKGGRDPYAQAILPLRGKILNVEKARIDKILQNAEVQAIISALGTGVHEDFDIAKLRYHKIVLMADADVDGQHISTLLLTLLFRFMKPLIDAGHVYLAMPPLYKIKWTNAPHELAYSDAERDGLLAAGKEAGHRLPKEAPVQRYKGLGEMNDSELWDTTMDPAQRVLRQVTLEDGAVADEMFTILMGEDVEQRRTFIQQNAKDVRFLDI
- the gyrA gene encoding DNA gyrase subunit A, whose product is MTDTTPPEHDRIERVELQVEMQRSYIDYAMSVIVSRALPDVRDGLKPVHRRVLYAMYDGGYRPDRGFSKCSRIVGDVMGQYHPHGDTAIYDTLVRLAQPWVMRAPMIAGQGNFGSPGNDGAAAMRYTECKLAPIAMEMVRDIDKNTVDFRPNYDGRSQEPTVLPARFPNLLVNGSAGIAVGMATNIPPHNLREVAEGAQWALANPHASQEELLEALMERIKGPDFPTNGLIVGTQGIDNMYRTGRGSIQMRGIVDIEEDPKGGLSLVIKELPYQVNPDNLAEKIADLAISGRVQGIADVNDESSSRVGRRLVVKLRRDAVARVVLNNLYKHTELQSNFSANMLAIVDDVPRTLTLDGFISNWITHQIEVIQRRTQYLLDEAEAKAHIYRGLAKALDALDDVIALIRRSPTVAEARTGLIELLDIDELQADAILEMQLRRLAALERQKIMDDLAKLELEIADYQDILARPERQRQIVSDELAEIAEKYGDDRRSPIVPADGDLSMEDLIPDEEVVVTITRGGYAKRTKTELYRVQNRGGKGVRGAALRGDDMVDHMFATTSHHWILFFTTAGRVYRAKAYQLPEAGRDAKGGHVAGLLSFQPDEQIAQVLAIRDYEQAPYLVLATKKGLVKKTRLEDYNSPRQSGVIAINFRDDDDELIGAELVTPDDDLLLISRKAQAIRFRADDEQLRPMGRATSGVTGMKFRGDDSLLSLSVIRRSADALEQVEVPEAEDLYVFTVTDGGYAKKTPIDQYRLQGRGGLGIKAMQITENRGELVGGLVLVDTDDVISVTASGQVTRSLVSGVNPTGRGTMGVSFVKFKGDDRVVTIARNHEVLQDEAVTEVTSTDEDQDQ